In Candidatus Sulfotelmatobacter sp., the sequence CGCCGGCGCTCGCGTGGCGCTCGAGACCAACAGCACGCACGCACTGCTGGCGGCGGCCCAGGCGGGTGCAGGTTTCGCCGTTCTGCCTCGCTTCGTCGCGAGAGAATGCGAAGATCTCGTCGAGGTCTCCGAGCCGGTCGCCGAGCACGACGCGTGGCTCATCACC encodes:
- a CDS encoding LysR substrate-binding domain-containing protein, which encodes AGARVALETNSTHALLAAAQAGAGFAVLPRFVARECEDLVEVSEPVAEHDAWLITHPEFRRDPRVRAAADFLKEIASGATGLC